Proteins from one Streptomyces genisteinicus genomic window:
- a CDS encoding sensor histidine kinase, translating to MSLFWRIFLLNAAVLVAAVLLLLGPVTVSTPVLLVEALVIGVGLVVMLVANAVLLRIGLAPLARLTRAMTSADLLRPGSRAAVAGPGEMAELITTYNTMLERLEAERARSSALALSAQEAERQRIAQELHDEVGQTLTAVLLHLKRTADQVPEPLREELHQVQETTRGGLDEIRRIARRLRPGVLEELGLHSALRALAAEFTAPGLTVRHHIAPGLPELDDKRELVVYRVAQESLTNTARHAGARVVDLRLEPGPGGAVDLVVGDDGRGIGGAPEGSGIQGMRERALLIDAGLTLGPSADGGTEVRLRVPATEGKTV from the coding sequence ATGTCGCTGTTCTGGCGGATCTTCCTGCTCAACGCCGCCGTGCTGGTCGCCGCCGTGCTCCTGCTGCTCGGACCGGTGACGGTGTCCACGCCCGTGCTGCTGGTCGAGGCCCTGGTCATCGGGGTCGGCCTGGTGGTGATGCTGGTCGCCAACGCGGTCCTGCTGCGGATCGGTCTCGCCCCGCTGGCCCGGCTGACCCGCGCCATGACCTCGGCCGACCTGCTGCGCCCGGGCAGCCGGGCAGCGGTGGCCGGGCCGGGCGAGATGGCCGAGCTGATCACCACGTACAACACGATGCTGGAACGGCTGGAGGCCGAGCGCGCCAGGAGCAGCGCCCTGGCGCTGTCCGCGCAGGAGGCGGAGCGGCAGCGGATCGCGCAGGAGCTGCACGACGAGGTGGGCCAGACGCTCACCGCGGTGCTGCTGCACCTGAAGCGGACGGCCGACCAGGTGCCCGAGCCGCTGCGGGAGGAGCTGCACCAGGTGCAGGAGACGACCCGCGGCGGGCTGGACGAGATCCGGCGGATCGCCCGCCGGCTGCGCCCGGGTGTGCTGGAGGAGCTCGGGCTGCACAGCGCGCTGCGCGCCCTGGCGGCCGAGTTCACCGCCCCGGGGCTGACGGTGCGCCACCACATCGCTCCCGGGCTCCCCGAGCTGGACGACAAGCGGGAGCTGGTGGTGTACCGGGTGGCGCAGGAGAGCCTGACGAACACGGCGCGGCACGCCGGCGCACGTGTGGTGGACCTGCGTCTGGAGCCCGGCCCCGGCGGCGCGGTGGACCTGGTGGTCGGCGACGACGGCAGGGGGATCGGCGGCGCGCCGGAGGGCTCCGGCATCCAGGGCATGCGCGAGCGCGCCCTGCTCATCGACGCCGGGCTGACGCTCGGACCGTCGGCGGACGGCGGAACGGAGGTGCGCCTGCGCGTGCCGGCAACGGAAGGAAAGACCGTATGA